The following are encoded in a window of Roseimaritima ulvae genomic DNA:
- a CDS encoding helix-turn-helix domain-containing protein: MPRGSKRIRERRNELGMTQSEVASEADVSLRTIQLAESGKSSVRAATIHRITDAIGLRYDEAVLSEQMASSENAERHDAFSAWPWSLSQYVQGTTSPSDLARCGTKQDAEWAIRSMRASWNDHLHRSQAHQCGPELHDADRKLNQAFDDYLCRYLQIWETNPDTFRFSIAGQERSGVCVVLPVTDTAYDDIRYGHRSFMQIGAKDILPESQKLILDSAVEIPCALTRPWYQITDSLSFTLFYQLALLSTEPCNDGFRMLGFAASPTNLQRLRGMGFVDCDVTMPQYGYAIYEFSVFAKEQAAEAGKRAATTTHYVNLYKKFSLKSAMPDPSPNTI; this comes from the coding sequence ATGCCGAGGGGCAGCAAACGCATTCGCGAGCGGCGTAACGAACTGGGAATGACGCAATCGGAAGTGGCTTCGGAGGCGGACGTCTCGCTGAGAACCATTCAATTGGCGGAATCCGGCAAGTCCAGCGTGCGGGCCGCCACGATTCACCGCATCACGGACGCCATAGGCCTGCGCTATGACGAGGCTGTGCTATCCGAACAGATGGCGAGCTCTGAGAACGCCGAGCGGCATGATGCGTTCTCTGCATGGCCATGGTCCCTGTCACAATATGTTCAAGGCACCACTTCGCCGAGCGACTTGGCGCGCTGCGGTACGAAACAAGATGCCGAATGGGCAATCCGCTCAATGCGAGCCAGCTGGAACGACCATTTGCACCGATCGCAGGCGCACCAATGCGGCCCAGAACTGCATGACGCAGACCGCAAACTAAACCAAGCATTCGACGACTATCTATGCAGGTATTTGCAAATTTGGGAAACCAACCCTGATACATTTCGCTTTTCAATCGCGGGGCAGGAAAGATCTGGAGTTTGTGTCGTTCTGCCAGTTACCGACACCGCCTACGACGACATCCGTTATGGGCACCGCTCGTTCATGCAGATCGGTGCGAAGGACATCCTGCCGGAAAGCCAAAAACTGATTTTGGATTCTGCGGTAGAGATTCCCTGTGCCCTTACCAGGCCTTGGTACCAGATCACCGACTCATTGAGTTTCACGTTGTTCTATCAGCTGGCCCTGCTTTCCACCGAACCATGCAACGATGGTTTTCGGATGCTTGGATTTGCCGCCAGCCCAACCAATCTTCAACGCCTCCGCGGCATGGGCTTCGTCGATTGTGACGTGACAATGCCGCAATACGGATATGCCATCTATGAGTTTTCTGTATTCGCAAAGGAGCAGGCAGCCGAAGCTGGTAAACGTGCTGCCACGACGACCCACTACGTAAACCTATACAAGAAGTTCTCGTTAAAATCCGCCATGCCAGATCCGTCCCCTAATACGATTTGA
- a CDS encoding hypervirulence associated TUDOR domain-containing protein, with translation MSQKFQVNQYVQWNYGRGTAIGKVKEVFKEKVTKTIKDAEITRNASEDEPAYLIEQDDGDQVLKSETELSDG, from the coding sequence ATGAGTCAAAAATTTCAGGTCAATCAATACGTCCAGTGGAATTACGGGCGTGGCACCGCAATAGGAAAAGTCAAAGAGGTGTTTAAGGAGAAGGTGACCAAAACCATCAAGGACGCCGAAATCACTCGCAACGCCAGCGAGGACGAACCCGCGTACCTGATCGAACAAGACGACGGCGACCAAGTGCTAAAAAGCGAAACCGAACTGAGCGACGGCTGA
- a CDS encoding sulfatase family protein, with amino-acid sequence MTTSARHSLRVFAATLALLCLAPTGYAETPNVIVIMADDLGYGDVSCYGATELSTPNIDQLAAEGLRFTSGYCSASTCTPTRYSMLTGTYAFRGQRTGIAPPNAPAIIQPGTETVASILQGAGYATAVIGKWHLGLGGPSGPDWNGELKPGPLEIGFDTCFLLPTTNDRVPQVYVHDHHVPNLDPADPLWVGNKKPSPDHPTGITHRDTLKMDWSHGHNSTIHNGISRIGFYTGGHAARFRDEDLADKWVEKSTEFIEQHQDEPFFLFFSSHDIHVPRIPHERFQGKTSLGFRGDAIVELDWCVGELMNTLDRLKLAENTLVVFCSDNGPVLDDGYKDGAIEKNGQHRAAGPYSGGKYSVYEGGTRTPFITRWKGRIAPGISDEMVCTIDLAASLAALTEQPLPDDACLDSFNVLGALLGEPDAEGRDHLVQQDNGSRGTFGLRSGSWKLHHYKRKSARNVVVEQPLANSKVSEYLLFDLEKDPAEKNNVIKQHPQIAASLKQQLSKIIDDGRSRP; translated from the coding sequence ATGACGACCTCTGCCCGCCACTCGCTTCGTGTATTCGCCGCTACTCTCGCTCTGCTCTGCCTGGCACCTACGGGGTACGCCGAAACACCCAATGTGATCGTGATCATGGCCGACGACTTGGGCTATGGCGACGTGTCCTGTTACGGGGCCACTGAGCTGTCGACGCCGAACATCGATCAACTGGCCGCCGAAGGTTTGCGGTTCACCAGCGGCTACTGTTCGGCTTCGACCTGCACGCCCACGCGGTATTCGATGTTGACGGGCACCTATGCCTTTCGCGGCCAGCGCACCGGCATCGCGCCGCCCAACGCGCCGGCGATCATTCAACCCGGCACCGAAACGGTGGCTTCGATTCTGCAAGGCGCCGGTTACGCGACGGCGGTGATCGGCAAATGGCACCTGGGGCTCGGCGGCCCGAGCGGCCCGGACTGGAACGGGGAATTGAAACCGGGGCCGCTGGAAATCGGCTTCGACACCTGCTTCCTGCTGCCCACCACCAACGATCGCGTCCCCCAAGTGTACGTGCATGACCATCATGTGCCCAATCTGGACCCCGCCGACCCGCTGTGGGTGGGCAACAAAAAACCCAGCCCCGATCATCCCACCGGGATCACCCATCGCGACACGCTGAAGATGGATTGGTCACACGGACATAACTCCACCATCCACAACGGCATCAGCCGGATCGGCTTTTACACCGGAGGGCATGCGGCCCGGTTCCGCGATGAAGATCTGGCCGACAAGTGGGTGGAGAAATCGACGGAGTTCATCGAGCAACACCAAGACGAACCGTTCTTCTTGTTCTTTTCGTCACACGACATCCACGTGCCGCGAATCCCCCACGAGCGATTTCAAGGTAAGACCTCGCTGGGCTTTCGCGGCGACGCGATCGTGGAACTCGATTGGTGCGTCGGCGAACTGATGAACACGCTGGATCGACTGAAGCTGGCCGAAAACACGCTGGTCGTATTCTGCAGCGACAACGGACCGGTGCTGGACGATGGCTACAAAGACGGTGCGATCGAAAAAAATGGACAACATCGCGCCGCTGGCCCCTACTCCGGCGGCAAATACAGCGTCTACGAAGGCGGCACGCGGACGCCCTTCATCACCCGCTGGAAGGGACGGATCGCTCCGGGCATTAGCGACGAAATGGTGTGCACCATCGACCTGGCTGCCAGCTTGGCCGCACTCACCGAACAACCGCTGCCCGACGATGCCTGCCTGGACAGTTTTAATGTGTTGGGCGCCCTACTGGGCGAACCCGACGCGGAGGGTCGAGATCATCTGGTCCAACAGGACAACGGCAGCCGCGGAACTTTTGGCCTGCGAAGCGGATCCTGGAAGCTGCATCACTACAAACGCAAGTCCGCCCGCAACGTAGTGGTGGAACAGCCGCTGGCCAATTCCAAAGTGTCGGAATACCTGCTGTTCGACCTGGAAAAGGATCCGGCGGAAAAAAACAACGTGATCAAACAACACCCGCAGATCGCTGCGAGCTTGAAACAGCAGCTTAGCAAAATCATCGACGACGGCCGCAGCCGTCCCTAG
- a CDS encoding sulfatase-like hydrolase/transferase translates to MKPLLFALLAIFAGSNWAAAAEESSNAERPNIVFILSDDQAWTDYGFMGHPEIQTPHLDDLARQSLLFERGYVAAPLCRPSLASMVTGLYPFQHGVTGNDVNGSQDRAALDVPLRAAFHKHPSMIKTLVANGYLAHQSGKWWEGSWKDGGFTAGMTHGDPKRGGRHGDAGLSIGRKGMQPVTDFIDQAVAQEQPFFVWYAPFLPHTPHNPPQRLLDKYTQPGRAADVARYYAMCEWFDETCGQLLGYLDEKKIADNTIVVYICDNGWAAPSTNAHDPNQKLWKGYAQRSKSSPYENGIRTPIMISWPGHVKPQNSPDLAHSIDLFPTLAAAVGADAPDDLPGINLLDAEARSERKRVFGVCHSTHNMTVGNPHDTLQYLWCVEGDWKLLLRYHGKDTTKYHNLHVWDKAPVRLYNLSDDPHEQQDLTAMHPDVVARMTEAIKTWYAQSNGSSD, encoded by the coding sequence ATGAAACCACTGTTATTCGCGTTGCTCGCCATCTTTGCTGGTAGCAACTGGGCCGCTGCCGCGGAGGAGTCTTCCAACGCAGAACGTCCCAATATTGTCTTTATCCTGAGCGACGATCAGGCTTGGACCGACTATGGCTTTATGGGGCATCCTGAGATTCAGACCCCACACCTGGACGATCTGGCCCGCCAGAGCCTGCTGTTCGAACGCGGCTATGTGGCCGCGCCGCTGTGCCGGCCCTCGCTGGCGTCGATGGTGACCGGTCTGTACCCCTTCCAGCACGGCGTCACCGGCAACGATGTGAACGGCAGCCAGGATCGTGCCGCGTTGGACGTGCCCCTGCGAGCGGCGTTTCATAAACATCCATCGATGATCAAAACGCTGGTGGCCAATGGCTATCTGGCCCATCAATCGGGCAAGTGGTGGGAAGGTTCTTGGAAAGACGGCGGGTTCACAGCTGGCATGACCCATGGCGATCCCAAACGCGGCGGTCGACACGGCGATGCGGGCTTGTCGATCGGCCGCAAAGGGATGCAGCCGGTAACCGATTTCATCGACCAAGCGGTCGCCCAAGAGCAGCCGTTTTTCGTCTGGTACGCACCCTTCCTGCCGCACACGCCGCACAATCCCCCGCAGCGTCTGCTGGACAAATATACCCAACCGGGCCGCGCCGCCGATGTGGCTCGTTATTACGCGATGTGCGAGTGGTTCGACGAAACCTGTGGGCAGTTGTTGGGCTATCTGGACGAAAAGAAAATCGCCGACAACACCATCGTGGTTTACATCTGCGACAACGGCTGGGCGGCGCCCAGCACCAACGCGCACGACCCGAATCAGAAACTGTGGAAAGGCTACGCCCAACGTTCCAAAAGTTCGCCCTACGAAAACGGTATCCGCACACCAATCATGATTTCATGGCCCGGTCACGTGAAGCCTCAAAACTCGCCGGACCTGGCCCACTCGATCGACTTGTTTCCCACTCTGGCCGCCGCCGTGGGTGCCGACGCTCCGGACGACCTGCCCGGGATCAATCTGCTGGACGCCGAGGCCCGCAGCGAACGAAAACGCGTGTTTGGCGTTTGCCATTCGACGCACAACATGACCGTCGGCAACCCGCACGACACGCTGCAATACCTGTGGTGTGTCGAAGGAGATTGGAAGTTGTTGCTTCGCTACCACGGCAAGGACACCACCAAGTACCACAACCTGCACGTCTGGGATAAAGCTCCCGTGCGGCTGTATAACCTCAGCGATGATCCTCACGAACAACAGGATCTGACGGCGATGCATCCCGACGTGGTGGCTCGCATGACCGAGGCCATCAAAACCTGGTATGCGCAAAGCAACGGCTCGTCGGATTAG
- a CDS encoding protein-L-isoaspartate(D-aspartate) O-methyltransferase, with protein sequence MNTVDWPAQRCNMVEHQLRARGVRDRAVLDAMLRVPREAFVPEAVRESAYQDSPLPIAAGQTISQPYIVAFMIEALGLQGGEWVLEIGAGSGYAAAVLSEIAAEVYTVERIEELAAGAAQTIRSLGIRNVQVRCGDGTLGWPEHAPYQAIVVAAGGPEVPESLQTQLQIGGRLVIPVGGDPTSQGLIRITRISETQFDGEDIADVRFVPLIGAQGWGKPSSDKWPQSRNLPFNAMVDRK encoded by the coding sequence TTGAATACCGTCGATTGGCCGGCCCAACGTTGCAACATGGTCGAACACCAACTTCGAGCTCGTGGCGTGCGTGACCGCGCGGTATTGGACGCCATGCTGCGCGTGCCGCGCGAAGCGTTTGTTCCCGAGGCGGTTCGCGAGAGTGCCTACCAAGACTCGCCGCTGCCGATCGCCGCCGGCCAAACCATTTCGCAGCCCTATATCGTCGCCTTCATGATCGAGGCGTTGGGATTGCAGGGCGGCGAGTGGGTGTTGGAGATCGGGGCCGGGTCCGGCTATGCGGCGGCCGTGTTGAGCGAGATTGCGGCCGAGGTCTACACGGTGGAACGCATCGAAGAGCTGGCCGCCGGCGCCGCCCAAACGATCCGCTCGCTGGGCATTCGCAACGTGCAAGTCCGCTGCGGCGACGGCACGCTGGGCTGGCCCGAACACGCGCCCTACCAAGCCATCGTGGTAGCGGCAGGGGGCCCGGAGGTGCCTGAATCCCTGCAAACACAACTGCAGATCGGCGGGCGATTGGTGATTCCCGTCGGCGGCGATCCCACCAGCCAGGGATTAATCCGGATCACGCGTATCTCTGAAACCCAGTTTGACGGCGAAGACATCGCGGATGTGCGATTCGTCCCCTTGATTGGGGCCCAAGGTTGGGGGAAGCCATCCTCCGACAAGTGGCCGCAATCGCGGAACCTGCCTTTCAACGCGATGGTGGACCGGAAGTGA